In one window of Archocentrus centrarchus isolate MPI-CPG fArcCen1 chromosome 11, fArcCen1, whole genome shotgun sequence DNA:
- the LOC115788338 gene encoding CMP-N-acetylneuraminate-beta-galactosamide-alpha-2,3-sialyltransferase 1-like — MLRSRSSRMILKLKMLVVLLCVAGIGMYYPFTVPDQRLCACAKCLSEDKELLLLRMNHSYRPFLTPDFVLSQDAFNWWKRLQNEKRTYKTYKIITNNIFKMFPRNPDIIQPKSDRCITCAVVGNSANLRGSHYGPLIDSHEIVIRINRGVTRGFEKDVGNKTTHRVMYPESAMDLDNNTHLVLVPFKMQDIEWLIKAFTTGFKGRSYAPIKSKINAKKNLIMVLNPGFMKYVHEVWLQHNGSYPSTGFMTLILSLHICDEVDVFGYGADSDGNWSHYWEILEDKTLRTGVHPGNYEYAIIQQLAQHQKIQFHTGLIKPKRPNAARWRGG; from the exons ATGTTGCGCAGTCGATCATCAAGGATGATTTTAAAATTGAAGATGTTGGTTGTCCTGTTGTGCGTCGCTGGCATCGGCATGTATTACCCCTTTACTGTTCCCGACCAAAGGCTGTGCGCTTGTGCAAAATGTTTATCAGAAGATAAGGAGTTGCTTCTTCTGAGAATGAACCATAGTTATCGGCCATTTTTGACTCCAGACTTTGTCCTCTCACAAGATGCATTCAACTGGTGGAAG CGCTTGCAGAATGAAAAACGGACCTACAAAACCTATAAAATAATAACGAACAACATCTTTAAAATGTTCCCACGGAATCCAGACATTATACAACCCAAATCTGACCGCTGCATAACTTGTGCTGTGGTGGGGAATTCTGCTAATTTAAGAGGATCCCATTACGGCCCTCTGATAGATTCACATGAAATTGTCATAAG AATAAACAGAGGTGTCACCAGAGGCTTTGAAAAAGATGTTGGGAATAAAACAACTCATCGTGTCATGTATCCAGAGAGTGCTATGGATTTAGACAACAACACTCATTTAGTGCTGGTTCCCTTCAAGATGCAGGATATCGAGTGGCTCATAAAGGCCTTTACCACAGGTTTTAAGGGAAG GTCATATGCTCCAATAAAATCAAAGATCAACGCTAAGAAGAATTTG ATCATGGTGCTAAATCCAGGTTTCATGAAGTATGTTCATGAGGTTTGGCTGCAACATAATGGAAGCTATCCATCCACTGGCTTTATGACTTTGATTCTTTCACTGCACATTTGTGATGAG GTTGACGTGTTTGGTTATGGAGCTGACAGTGATGGAAACTGGAGTCACTACTGGGAAATACTTGAAGACAAAACGTTAAGAACTGGAGTACATCCTGGAAATTATGAATATGCAATCATCCAGCAGTTAGCTCAACATCAGAAAATTCAGTTTCATACCGGCCTAATAAAACCAAAGAGACCAAATGCAGCACgctggcgtggtggttag